TTGAGAAACGCCAAAGCTAGAGCAAAAACCAACAATATGCATAACCATATTGTCAAGAGGATCTGATGAATGTTGCTATTAGGGGCATTCAAGGAAGCCCACAATATTCCGATAATAGTAATCGTACCGGCGCCGCCCGTGATCAGTTTGTGAATCGACAGCCATCGCGTTATTTGAAAACCAAGATTTATTAATCGTGGGAATGCCACCGCTGCCAAAACCTCCTGAATCACAAGATGCGCAAACATATCGTCGTTTACTGTAGAAAGCAAATGCAATCTTCAAAGAAACAAAATAGCTAAAGGACCTATTATCCAATAATTATGTGTGCTTGCCCACAATGTAAACGTGTGTTTAGAGAGACTTCGTTGCCATTCTTCACCCAATATTTGCCAGACCCAGACTTCCTTTGAGGCCATCCACTTCGTCATGCCCGGTAAGCTTAAGAAAAGCTTTTTCCAGGTTACCCCCGGAAATTTCAAGCGTACTTTTTATCCCTTGTGGAGTATCGGACGCAATGAGTTTGCCCTTGTGGATGATAGTGATGAACGAGCATATTTCCTCTGCAACTGCCAGGGTGTGCGTGGAAAGGAATACGGCCATCCCCCTGGATTTTGCCATTTCGGTAAACAAATTTTTCACCAGTCTCACGCCTCTAGGATCGAGACCGACCATAGGTTCATCTATAATAAATACCTTTGGTTTGTGAAGCAGAGCGGAACTGATGATCAGGCGCTGCTTCATTCCATGTGAATAACCTTCTATGAGCTCGTCCTTCCAATCCAGCAACTCGAACAATTCCAGATAGTACATGCCGAGCCGATCCAGCTCTTTGCCATTCACCCTGTAAAGGCCCGCGCTGAACTGCAGAAACTCCCATCCCGTGAGCTTTTCGTACAGATACGGTCGATCCGGAACGAATCCCACCATTGCTTTGGCTTTTTCAGGCTCATTTCCAAGATCGACCCCGCCTATCCTGATCGTGCCGGTATCAGGCCTCATAAGTCCTGCCAGCATGCGAATCGTCGTTGTCTTGCCGGCTCCGTTGGGCCCGAGAAAACCCATTATCTCGCCTGCCGGAACATCCAAATTGATGTGATCGACTGCCAGTACTTTGTTAAATTGCTTGGAAAGATTCTCAATGTGAATCATCTGCTTAGAGACACCTCTTTACCCGGCATAACCGTGATATCCAGTACCTTTAATTTTAACTCCCCTAAAAACGCCATAACGTTAACGTGCTTGTCCACGTCTCCATGAAGGAGCGCAATGTAAAGAGGAGGAATAGGGGCTTTATCCATCAATGGATCGGCAGCAAGCCACGAGCTTCCGGTCCAGTATTCCACCCACGCATGGTAGAAGAACCCGCCTTCCGAGTAGATCAGCCCGACAGCTATCTGAGCAGGCAGACCTATTGCCCGGGCGAATGATGCAGCAAGTACCGCATGTTCGTTGCAATCGCCCTGACCCATCTGCAGCACGCTGAATGCGTCGGGAACAGCAGGAGTGGGGACTTTCTTGAGATTCTTAAACACCCAGGAATTAACGAGCAATGCAGCCTTGACAGGATCTGTTTCATTTCCGACGATTTCCTGGGCCTTGCGGATAATTTCCGGTGAATCGCTCCTGATGAATCTGGACGGCATGAGATATCTGCCCATTCTGGGATCTTTATTCGGGAGCGCATAACTTGATACGGGCAAGTCTTGTCGGGTCAGCTCGATTTCTGTGCCGGAAATCTTCTGTCTCGAATCGGAAGGCAGAGCAACGCCGGTAATTCCTTGTATTTGCAATTTAATCCGCTGAAGCTTATCGGGTTCCGGAATTGTGCCCTCCAGAGGAACCGATGTCATTGCGACAAGGTCCGGGAGGTCGCGGGAAGCTCTCAGTTCACGCTGAATTTCGTTTTTGTCGGAGCGGACTACCATAATATTGAGCGGCATTCTGCCTTTCAGGAGTCGACCCTGATCGTCGATCCACATAATGACCTCCACAGATCTGAAGGTTGCCCGAACTCTCCATGCGGGAATCTTCTTGTCTCCGATTTCCACGTCCGCTTTCTCGAGAACTTTTATAGCAGCATCCCATTTGTTCCCGTCCAAAGGATCGAAAATCGGCAGTCGTATGTCATCACCCACCTGCAATCCGGTGAGTGGGACAGGCAGTCCGAGGGAACGCGACATTCTGGGGACCTCTGCAAGTTTGATCTTCTTTGTGCCCCCACCCTGGAACTTCGGAATATCGATGATGAGATCTCGTCCGGACATGTAGCCTTTTTGATCGAACGATACAATTCCCGACGACACTCTGAGACGAAAGGATATCAATCTGAAATCCTGGTCCACTTCAGCTTCGTTGCTTATGCGAACGGGTTTGACCTGACCCTGCAAATTGAGAGAGATATTCAAGTCATCGCGTATACGCCATCCTGAATCGCCTTTGAACTGCCTGGACCGACCGAAGCCGCCGAACGCGCCGGCGATCCGTATGATGAACCAATCATCTGTTTCTACCGTGGAAAAACGGAAAGAATCCGATACCGTTGCGCTTGCCTCGAGAAACTGGTCTTTCACCAGATATCCAACGAGAATAAGCCAGCACGCTACGATAATACCGGTAACATATGGATTAAAACGATTGCTGGGCCGCATTGAGAAAAAAGGCATGCGTCACTGATCCATGAAATGAGGTCGAATCGTCACGACAATCTTTGTTTGAGGGTTTCGAGGAACTGTTCGTTATTGTTGAAAGACGCTCCGGCCTGAGCCTCGGTCATACCGGCTCCAATCAAAACCTGCATCGCTCTTGCGCGGGTTATCATGTCTCCGGGAGCATGAGCATCCGTGTTGATCACGAGTCGCGCTCCGGAAACCGACGCGATTCTGGCAACATGGCCGTTCGTGAGATTATGACCGGATCGGGCGGTTATTTCCAGGAAGACACCGAGTTCCGCTGCCAGTCTCGCCTCATCGGGAGTTATGAATCCGGGATGCGCGAGGATATCCGCTCCTGATTCTATGCCCGCACGGTTCGTCCCCGGAGCCACAGGTTCAGCCGGGGTTTCTCCATGCACAACCACCAGAACTGCGCCCAACTTTTTCGCAGCTTGTACCAGCTCGCGTATCTGTCCAGGCGGAGCATGGGTGATTTCCGCACCGGGAATAGTGAGCACTTCTTGAAAGCGGTTTAGTTCTTTCGCCACCTTTGCGATTCGCGGGACTACATCTTCCAGATTCGAACCGTCCACATGATCCGTAAGTCCTATCGCTCTATAACCAATGTGGGCTGCTCTCCGTACCTGTTCACTCGGTATGAGTACTCCGTCGCTCAGCAGCGTGTGTGTATGAAAATCGATCACGAGGGCCTCCCATGCATCGGCAGTCCATCAACATCTCTGTTTAACATACATATGCTTTCGAAAAAGTCCAAGTGAGGAATTGCTTAAATCGGGTCACAAAAATTGCTTTCCATAATTGGGCGTTTGTTGGTAACATCTGTTTCGGAAAAATTCGAAACTGAGTCGTATTGCGGGATTTCAGATTGTTCTTTGTCGTTTCAGCTATACGACTCCGTTTTGCGCTCTAAGGAACGTGCGGGAGAATCATGGAAAAAAAAGAGGCCAGAATTAAATGTAGCGGCTGCGGGACCTCCTTCAAATTGAGAATTCCCGTCACGGACAAGCCGGTGAGCTTCAAGTGCAAGAAATGCGGAAAAGTGCTCAAGATCAAAGTTGTATCAAACGAAGAACCTCCTCCTCCTCCGGAAAAGCTTGAATTCGAAACCTCACAATTGCCTGAACTTGAAAATTACCATGATACCCCGTCACCACCTACTAATCTCCGTCCGCCCAGCTTAGTGGAAAGCCATTTCTTCGCTCAGGCCGTCGAACATCCACCGCCATCCGCGGATTCAAAACGCCGTTGGTTGATGCTTGCCGATGAAATGGTCAAAGGTCCGTTCACTGA
The sequence above is a segment of the Desulfomonile tiedjei DSM 6799 genome. Coding sequences within it:
- a CDS encoding ABC transporter ATP-binding protein, with translation MIHIENLSKQFNKVLAVDHINLDVPAGEIMGFLGPNGAGKTTTIRMLAGLMRPDTGTIRIGGVDLGNEPEKAKAMVGFVPDRPYLYEKLTGWEFLQFSAGLYRVNGKELDRLGMYYLELFELLDWKDELIEGYSHGMKQRLIISSALLHKPKVFIIDEPMVGLDPRGVRLVKNLFTEMAKSRGMAVFLSTHTLAVAEEICSFITIIHKGKLIASDTPQGIKSTLEISGGNLEKAFLKLTGHDEVDGLKGSLGLANIG
- a CDS encoding histidinol phosphate phosphatase domain-containing protein, with the protein product MIDFHTHTLLSDGVLIPSEQVRRAAHIGYRAIGLTDHVDGSNLEDVVPRIAKVAKELNRFQEVLTIPGAEITHAPPGQIRELVQAAKKLGAVLVVVHGETPAEPVAPGTNRAGIESGADILAHPGFITPDEARLAAELGVFLEITARSGHNLTNGHVARIASVSGARLVINTDAHAPGDMITRARAMQVLIGAGMTEAQAGASFNNNEQFLETLKQRLS
- a CDS encoding transglutaminase-like domain-containing protein, producing MPFFSMRPSNRFNPYVTGIIVACWLILVGYLVKDQFLEASATVSDSFRFSTVETDDWFIIRIAGAFGGFGRSRQFKGDSGWRIRDDLNISLNLQGQVKPVRISNEAEVDQDFRLISFRLRVSSGIVSFDQKGYMSGRDLIIDIPKFQGGGTKKIKLAEVPRMSRSLGLPVPLTGLQVGDDIRLPIFDPLDGNKWDAAIKVLEKADVEIGDKKIPAWRVRATFRSVEVIMWIDDQGRLLKGRMPLNIMVVRSDKNEIQRELRASRDLPDLVAMTSVPLEGTIPEPDKLQRIKLQIQGITGVALPSDSRQKISGTEIELTRQDLPVSSYALPNKDPRMGRYLMPSRFIRSDSPEIIRKAQEIVGNETDPVKAALLVNSWVFKNLKKVPTPAVPDAFSVLQMGQGDCNEHAVLAASFARAIGLPAQIAVGLIYSEGGFFYHAWVEYWTGSSWLAADPLMDKAPIPPLYIALLHGDVDKHVNVMAFLGELKLKVLDITVMPGKEVSLSR